One stretch of Candidatus Poribacteria bacterium DNA includes these proteins:
- a CDS encoding VOC family protein, protein MQIRVTAIFVQNQESALKFYTEKLGFVKKRDIPLENGDRWLTVVAKEEQDGPELLLEPLSGNHFGPAKTYQKALFDVGLPYTQFSVENVQEEYERLINLGVEFSVEPTKIGTTIFAVFNDTCGNNIQIVEIE, encoded by the coding sequence ATGCAAATTAGAGTAACCGCCATTTTTGTTCAAAATCAGGAAAGTGCGTTAAAATTTTATACTGAAAAATTGGGATTCGTTAAGAAGAGGGACATTCCCTTAGAAAATGGTGACAGATGGCTTACGGTAGTAGCAAAAGAAGAACAAGACGGACCTGAACTTTTGTTAGAACCATTATCTGGTAACCATTTTGGACCCGCCAAAACGTATCAAAAGGCTTTATTTGATGTAGGGCTTCCATATACTCAATTCAGTGTGGAAAACGTTCAGGAAGAATATGAGCGATTAATCAACCTTGGAGTCGAATTCAGTGTAGAGCCTACTAAGATAGGAACAACAATTTTTGCCGTTTTCAATGATACTTGCGGAAACAATATTCAAATCGTAGAAATTGAGTGA
- a CDS encoding Gfo/Idh/MocA family oxidoreductase, translating to MAQDTIRVGIIGAGGNTTSRHIPGLQAIDGVEIVGVCNRSQESSQRVANQFGIPKTYGNWQDAIADADTNAIVIGTWPYMHCRATVAALEADKHVMCEARMAMNAREAHKMRAVSRQKTHLIAQIVPSPMTLRVDKTIQRLIAEGYIGDVLAIEARAGGAFLDSEAPLQWRQNFDLSGLNIMSMGIWYEALIRWVGEATQIMAMGKTFVKMRPDADGVMRSVRIPEHIDVVGDLACGAQLHLQVSNVAGLAGAPEVYVFGSNGTLRFSGNSLYGGQKGDTELAEIDIPDSEAGGWRVEEEFVNAIRGEEVITHTDFETGVKYMEFTDAVTLSMLSRKAITLPLQI from the coding sequence GTGGCACAAGACACAATTCGAGTCGGTATTATCGGTGCGGGTGGCAACACAACCTCACGACATATTCCTGGACTCCAAGCCATTGATGGCGTTGAAATCGTCGGAGTCTGCAATCGGAGTCAGGAATCCTCGCAGCGGGTGGCAAACCAGTTCGGTATCCCGAAGACTTACGGCAATTGGCAGGATGCGATCGCCGATGCAGATACCAATGCGATTGTCATTGGAACATGGCCCTATATGCACTGCCGCGCCACAGTAGCGGCACTTGAGGCGGATAAGCACGTGATGTGTGAGGCGCGGATGGCGATGAACGCCCGAGAAGCACATAAGATGCGAGCGGTATCGCGTCAAAAAACACATCTCATCGCGCAGATCGTCCCGTCGCCAATGACGCTGAGAGTCGATAAAACGATACAACGTCTTATCGCTGAAGGGTATATCGGGGATGTACTTGCCATTGAAGCACGCGCAGGCGGCGCGTTTCTGGACAGCGAAGCACCCCTCCAGTGGCGACAGAATTTTGACCTCAGTGGGCTTAACATCATGAGCATGGGAATCTGGTACGAGGCGTTGATACGGTGGGTCGGAGAAGCGACGCAGATTATGGCGATGGGCAAGACTTTCGTTAAGATGCGTCCGGATGCTGACGGTGTGATGCGTTCTGTGCGGATTCCTGAACATATCGATGTCGTTGGGGACCTCGCGTGTGGTGCTCAACTCCATCTACAGGTTTCTAATGTTGCCGGATTAGCAGGCGCACCGGAGGTTTATGTTTTTGGCAGCAACGGAACTTTGCGTTTTTCAGGAAATAGCCTCTACGGTGGACAGAAAGGCGATACTGAACTGGCTGAGATCGACATTCCTGATTCAGAGGCTGGTGGGTGGCGCGTCGAGGAAGAATTTGTGAACGCTATCCGTGGTGAAGAGGTTATCACGCATACCGATTTTGAGACCGGTGTGAAGTACATGGAGTTTACGGACGCAGTCACGCTGAGTATGCTTTCGAGGAAAGCAATTACTTTACCGTTGCAAATTTAG